In Pseudophryne corroboree isolate aPseCor3 chromosome 3, aPseCor3.hap2, whole genome shotgun sequence, a genomic segment contains:
- the LOC135056550 gene encoding putative nuclease HARBI1: MKDTSYSSSSGLACQSEGPACLHARDLPAICNPSDGGYGCFSWLLTPLSRPDTPAEHNYNNAHKSKRNVIERCFGVLKSRFRCLDKSGGLLLYNPSKVTQIVFCCCFLHNMCLQQHLPHVEEEEEEEEEEEESSQKAEELETSSDTWSTDVGRQVRQQIINRYF, from the exons ATGAAAGACACATCTTACTCAAG TAGTTCTGGGCTAGCCTGCCAGTCAGAAGGACCAGCTTGCCTGCATGCCAGAGACTTGCCAGCAATCTGCAACCCAA gtgatggaggatatggctgtttctcttggcttctaactccattgtcccgacctgatacccctgctgaacacaattacaataatgcacataagtccaagcggaatgtgatagaaagatgttttggtgtgctgaaatctaggtttcggtgtctggataagtctggtggccttttgttgtataatccctccaaggtgactcaaattgtgttctgctgctgctttcttcataacatgtgtttgcaacaacatctgccacatgttgaggaggaggaggaggaggaggaggaggaggaagaaagcagccagaaagcagaggaattagagacatctagtgatacttggagtactgatgtagggaggcaggttaggcaacagatcatcaatcgctatttctaa